The bacterium genomic sequence TCCTCGGCCTGCTGGGCATCGCGGCGGCGGCCTACGGCTTCTTCGGCATGGAGTCGCGCCTGAACGCCCGCGACACGGCCGGCCTGATCACCGACCCCGACGCCCGCGCCACCGCCTACAGCTGGCAGGGCTGCCGCACCATCGAGACGCTGCGCGACCAGCCCGCCCTGGCCGGCCTGCCCGTGCGCAGCCTGCGCCGGCTCGTGCTCCTGCAGACCCCCGCCGACGCGACCGAGGCCGAAGCGGCGGCCCGTCTCGGCGAGCGCTGGACCCACCCGTCCGAAGTGTACGACGCCCTCGGCGGTCCCGTCGGACCGCGCCTTCTGCTCGGCCCCGGCGCCGAGGTGGCCTGGACCAACGGCCTGACCACCGTCTCGAGCGAAGCCTTCGTGCTGTGCGAGACCGGGACCGGCTTCCGGGTCTGGGGCATGACGCCCAACGCCCTGCTCTACGCCGCCCTGACCGACGTGGCGCGCCGCCAGTTCCCGCGCGCCCGCCAGCATCTGAAGCGCGCCGCCGACCTGAACGACGAGAACATCCTCTTCGTCTCGGACGACGGCCAGCTGGTCGCGCCCCTCGCCGACGCGGTGGCGAACCTGCCCGACTTCCTGGACTGGACCGTCGGCCTGCTCGACCAGGGCGTCTCCCGTCTCGAGGTGGGCGGCCTCCAGGACCTCTTCATCCAGCTGCTGAGCCGCGCCACCGGGCGCCGCCCCGCCGACCTGACGGCCGGCAGCCACCTCGTCGGCCCCCCGCGCGAACCGGCGCCGCGAGGCGCCCCGAAAGGATCCGGACCGTGAACCAGTTGACGTCCCTGCTCGCGACCCCGCTCGGCCCGTGGTCGGTGCTCGACCTGGCCATCGCCCTCGCCTTCATCGTCGCCGGCTTCGTGGCCCGGGCCCTGCTGAACGCCTTCGTCACGCGCCGGCTGCTGACCCTGGCCGCCCGCACCGAGACCCGCGCCGACGACCTCGCCGGCGAGGCCCTCGTCAGCCCCCTCGGCCTGATCCTGCCCGTGGTGGGTCTGTACCTGGCCCTGCGCCGCCTGCTCGGCGTGCAGCCCGCGTGGCTCGACGTCTCCGACCAGGTTTTCCGTGTCGTGAGCATCCTCGTCATCACCTGGACGGCCTTCCGCCTCGTCGACGCCGGCGCCGTGCTGCTGCACGAATTGGCCGCGAAGACCGCCAGCCGCCTCGACGACCAGGTCGTGCCCCTCGTGCGCAAGGCCCTGAAGACCTTCCTCGGCATCCTGGCCTTCATCCTCATCGCCCAGAACCTGGGCTACTCGGTGTCCGGCCTGCTGGCCGGCCTCGGCATCGGCGGCCTGGCCCTGGCCATGGCGGCCAAGGACACGCTGGCCAACCTCTTCGGCTCGATCATGATCCTCGTCGACCGCCCCTTCCACGTGGGCGACTGGGTGACCTTCGACGGCGGCGACGGCGTGGTCGAGGAGATCGGCCTCCGGTCGACACGGGTGCGCACGTTCGCCAAGACCGTCGTCTCGATCCCGAACCAGGCCCTGGCCAACGCGACCGTCGAGAACCACAGCCTGATGCCGAAGCGCCGCATCAAGTTCACCGTCGGCGTGACCTACGACTCCTCCGTCGACGAGATGCGCACCCTCGTGGAGCGCATCGAGGCCTGGCTGCGCGCCAACGAGGAGATCGACCAGGAGTTCATGCTCGTGAAGTTCACCGAGTTCGGGCCCTCGAGCCTCGACATCTTCGTGTACTGCTTCACCAGGACCACCGACTGGACGCGCCACCTCGCCGTGCGGCAGGACGTGAACCTGGCCATCATGGGCCTGGTCGAAGAGATGGGGCTGAGCATCGCCTTCCCGACGCGCACGGTGCACCTGGTGAACGACTCCCGGGCGGCCGCCGCCGAGGCCTAGAACTTTTCGTGGTCCGCGTCGTATACTGCGGGTTCCGCACCGCCGCACCCGTCCACCCGAA encodes the following:
- a CDS encoding mechanosensitive ion channel family protein is translated as MNQLTSLLATPLGPWSVLDLAIALAFIVAGFVARALLNAFVTRRLLTLAARTETRADDLAGEALVSPLGLILPVVGLYLALRRLLGVQPAWLDVSDQVFRVVSILVITWTAFRLVDAGAVLLHELAAKTASRLDDQVVPLVRKALKTFLGILAFILIAQNLGYSVSGLLAGLGIGGLALAMAAKDTLANLFGSIMILVDRPFHVGDWVTFDGGDGVVEEIGLRSTRVRTFAKTVVSIPNQALANATVENHSLMPKRRIKFTVGVTYDSSVDEMRTLVERIEAWLRANEEIDQEFMLVKFTEFGPSSLDIFVYCFTRTTDWTRHLAVRQDVNLAIMGLVEEMGLSIAFPTRTVHLVNDSRAAAAEA